One stretch of Gadus macrocephalus chromosome 12, ASM3116895v1 DNA includes these proteins:
- the nasp gene encoding nuclear autoantigenic sperm protein isoform X1: MPEETSTASSSVGMDEKPCSSSVVDSSIDVTEEAKKLIGTGNRHLVMGDVVSAVNVFQEACGMLAARYGDTAEECGEAFFLCGKSLLELARMENTVLGNALEGVPQSDEEEKPVSENIESANNLDEDTRDKLRRQVYEAMAADKKPEDSEPTAESKVAAGLECGSAVAEPLEGHGSGEGPGSPAGVVEPAVGAEMKGKEVEQIPVAPATGEGDLSAANESADNDEKVFDEDEEKSAESGEDDDDDDEDEEEANADDAEDEDVGNLQLAWEMLEVAKFIYKRKESKEDQLMAAQAYLKLGEVSVESGNYPQALEDFQECLTLQLKHLPPSSRLLAESNYHVAQTLCYMDAYSQAIEHYNRSIEVIENRLAVLQKVIDTAEGADGAAKEKTEQEELRQLLPDVTEKVADAKESQRAARLAIRQALDGASTSSGFSAENGGPSSSSSSSAFASASQISTRPFEGASSSKSTSDISHLVRKKRKTDEESLVKDADAKQPKQESTVNGSSSSSSANGKGLQEKEPAETSASKSSE; the protein is encoded by the exons atgCCAGAGGAAACGTCCACCGCCTCCAGCTCGGTCGG CATGGACGAGAAGCCCTGCTCATCCAGCGTTGTAGAcag CTCAATCGACGTTACTGAAGAAGCGAAGAAACTGATCGGCACAGGAAACCGTCACCTGGTGATGGGCGACGTGGTTTCAGCCGTCAATGTCTTCCAGGAGGCTTGTGGAATGCT GGCTGCGAGGTATGGGGACACTGCCGAAGAGTGTGGAGAAGCCTTCTTCCTTTGTGGGAAGTCTCTACTAGAGTTGGCCAG GATGGAGAACACGGTCCTCGGTAACGCGCTAGAGGGAGTCCCACAgtcggacgaggaggagaagccCGTGAGCGAGAACATCGAGAGTGCCAACAACCTGGACG AGGACACCAGGGATAAGCTGCGCAGGCAGGTGTACGAGGCCATGGCCGCTGACAAAAAGCCCGAGGACTCGGAGCCCACAGCAGAGTCCAAGGTGGCTGCAGGGCTGGAGTGTGGCAGCGCTGTAGCCGAACCCCTAGAGGGCCACGGGTCAGGGGAGGGGCCAGGCTCTCCAGCCGGGGTGGTTGAGCCTGCTGTTGGCGCGGAGATGAAGGGAAAGGAGGTTGAGCAGATTCCAGTCGCTCCGGCGACTGGTGAAGGCGACTTGTCTGCTGCCAATGAGAGTGCTGACAATGACGAGAAGGTGTTTGATGAAGACGAGGAAAAAAGTGCTGAGAGCGGAGAAG acgatgacgatgatgatgaggacgaggaggaagcaAATGCTGACGACGCG GAAGATGAGGATGTTGGGAACTTGCAGTTGGCGTGGGAGATGCTTGAGGTGGCTAAATTCATCTACAAAAG AAAAGAGAGCAAGGAGGATCAGCTTATGGCGGCGCAGGCCTACCTGAAGCTGGGGGAAGTCAGTGTTGAGTCCG GGAACTACCCCCAGGCGCTGGAAGACTTCCAGGAGTGCCTCACCCTGCAGCTGAAGCACCTGCCCCCCAGCAGCCGCCTGCTGGCGGAGAGCAACTACCACGTGGCCCAGACGCTGTGCTACATGGACGCGTACAGCCAGGCCATCGAGCACTACAACCGCTCCATCGAGGTCATCGAGAACCGCCTGG CCGTGCTGCAGAAGGTGATCGACACGGCCGAAGGAGCCGACGGGGCGGCGAAGGAGAAgacggagcaggaggagctgaggcAGCTGCTGCCCGACGTCACGGAGAAGGTCGCCGACGCCaaggagagccagagagcgGCCAGGCTGGCCATCAGGCAGGCACTG GACGGGGCCTCGACCTCCTCTGGATTCTCAGCTGAGAACGGTGgcccgtcgtcgtcgtcttcgtCGTCCGCGTTTGCCTCTGCCAGTCAG ATCTCCACAAGGCCTTTCGAGGGGGCCTCGTCTTCAAAATCGACCTCAGACATTTCCCATCTGGTCAGGAAAAAG AGGAAGACTGACGAGGAGAGCCTAGTGAAGGATGCAGACGCTAAGCAGCCCAAGCAGGAATCAACGGTTAATggcagcagctccagctccagtgCCAACGGCAAAGgactgcaggagaaggag CCCGCCGAAACATCGGCCTCCAAGTCCTCCGAATGA
- the nasp gene encoding nuclear autoantigenic sperm protein isoform X2 — protein sequence MPEETSTASSSVGMDEKPCSSSVVDSSIDVTEEAKKLIGTGNRHLVMGDVVSAVNVFQEACGMLAARYGDTAEECGEAFFLCGKSLLELARMENTVLGNALEGVPQSDEEEKPVSENIESANNLDDDDDDDEDEEEANADDAEDEDVGNLQLAWEMLEVAKFIYKRKESKEDQLMAAQAYLKLGEVSVESGNYPQALEDFQECLTLQLKHLPPSSRLLAESNYHVAQTLCYMDAYSQAIEHYNRSIEVIENRLAVLQKVIDTAEGADGAAKEKTEQEELRQLLPDVTEKVADAKESQRAARLAIRQALDGASTSSGFSAENGGPSSSSSSSAFASASQISTRPFEGASSSKSTSDISHLVRKKRKTDEESLVKDADAKQPKQESTVNGSSSSSSANGKGLQEKEPAETSASKSSE from the exons atgCCAGAGGAAACGTCCACCGCCTCCAGCTCGGTCGG CATGGACGAGAAGCCCTGCTCATCCAGCGTTGTAGAcag CTCAATCGACGTTACTGAAGAAGCGAAGAAACTGATCGGCACAGGAAACCGTCACCTGGTGATGGGCGACGTGGTTTCAGCCGTCAATGTCTTCCAGGAGGCTTGTGGAATGCT GGCTGCGAGGTATGGGGACACTGCCGAAGAGTGTGGAGAAGCCTTCTTCCTTTGTGGGAAGTCTCTACTAGAGTTGGCCAG GATGGAGAACACGGTCCTCGGTAACGCGCTAGAGGGAGTCCCACAgtcggacgaggaggagaagccCGTGAGCGAGAACATCGAGAGTGCCAACAACCTGGACG acgatgacgatgatgatgaggacgaggaggaagcaAATGCTGACGACGCG GAAGATGAGGATGTTGGGAACTTGCAGTTGGCGTGGGAGATGCTTGAGGTGGCTAAATTCATCTACAAAAG AAAAGAGAGCAAGGAGGATCAGCTTATGGCGGCGCAGGCCTACCTGAAGCTGGGGGAAGTCAGTGTTGAGTCCG GGAACTACCCCCAGGCGCTGGAAGACTTCCAGGAGTGCCTCACCCTGCAGCTGAAGCACCTGCCCCCCAGCAGCCGCCTGCTGGCGGAGAGCAACTACCACGTGGCCCAGACGCTGTGCTACATGGACGCGTACAGCCAGGCCATCGAGCACTACAACCGCTCCATCGAGGTCATCGAGAACCGCCTGG CCGTGCTGCAGAAGGTGATCGACACGGCCGAAGGAGCCGACGGGGCGGCGAAGGAGAAgacggagcaggaggagctgaggcAGCTGCTGCCCGACGTCACGGAGAAGGTCGCCGACGCCaaggagagccagagagcgGCCAGGCTGGCCATCAGGCAGGCACTG GACGGGGCCTCGACCTCCTCTGGATTCTCAGCTGAGAACGGTGgcccgtcgtcgtcgtcttcgtCGTCCGCGTTTGCCTCTGCCAGTCAG ATCTCCACAAGGCCTTTCGAGGGGGCCTCGTCTTCAAAATCGACCTCAGACATTTCCCATCTGGTCAGGAAAAAG AGGAAGACTGACGAGGAGAGCCTAGTGAAGGATGCAGACGCTAAGCAGCCCAAGCAGGAATCAACGGTTAATggcagcagctccagctccagtgCCAACGGCAAAGgactgcaggagaaggag CCCGCCGAAACATCGGCCTCCAAGTCCTCCGAATGA
- the LOC132468472 gene encoding uncharacterized protein LOC132468472 isoform X1, whose amino-acid sequence MEEQQHVFNDLREVESFIEQNEAATMTKFVVYGTHASFFDNMWQPTSNTRVFWEWSRGEGTPTIAFTGTPFMFIGTKEMGCHLGRDISESKKRKEKPDVLNDNAGARKRRKRKSVQDCKKIGCPAILTVTRIAAFPQFKIVDNKDRTKRAASARLKQALQRDPVIWENVYIIKTPSPSAHMGHAVNGELIWSRKTFVRKECSDLLKHLTEKVHLVEEQRGLELIKKKLLDLMDDVQPMIPLEARIPLSDVCEGEKRLKGSSSKAKTVGGLNTNSVNCGSTEVHLQGKCQMESTNPA is encoded by the exons ATGGAGGAACAGCAACACGTATTCAACGACCTGCGagaagtcgagtcttttatagAACAAAACGAAGCCGCCACCATGACTAAGTTTGTGGTGTACGGGACACATGCTTCGTTTTTTGATAATA TGTGGCAACCGACGTCCAACACCCGTGTGTTCTGGGAGTGGAGCCGGGGAGAGGGCACCCCGACCATCGCCTTCACCGGCACCCCGTTCATGTTCATCGGGACGAAGGAGATGGGATGTCATCTGGGGAGAGACATCTCCGAGAGCAAGAAGCGGAAGGAGAAACCCGACGTGTTGAAC GATAACGCCGGTGCCAGGAAACGAAGAAAGCGTAAGAGTGTGCAAGATTGCAAAAAAATCGGCTGTCCTGCGATTCTGACCGTCACCAGAATCGCAGCTTTCCCCCAGTTCAAG ATTGTGGACAATAAGGACCGGACGAAGCGGGCGGCTTCAGCCCGGCTGAAACAGGCCCTGCAGAGAGACCCCGTGATCTGGGAGAACGTTTACATCATCAAGACTCCATCGCCAAGCGCCCACATGGGCCACGCCGTCAACGGGGAGCTCATCTGGTCCAGGAAGACGTTTGTGAGGAAGGAATGTTCTGATCTCCTGAAACACCTCACGGAGAAGGTGCATctggtggaggagcagagggggctgGAGCTCATCAAGAAGAAGCTGCTGGATCTCATGGACGACGTTCAGCCCATGATTCCACTCGAAGCTCGGATTCCTCTGAGTGACGTTTGTGAGGGAGAGAAACGACTCAAAGGCTCGTCCTCCAAAGCAAAGACTGTGGGCGGCCTGAACACGAACTCAGTCAACTGTGGAAGCACTGAGGTCCACCTGCAGGGTAAATGTCAAATGGAAAGCACCAATCCAGCCTGA
- the LOC132468472 gene encoding uncharacterized protein LOC132468472 isoform X2 yields the protein MLRFLIIALLIQHAVWQPTSNTRVFWEWSRGEGTPTIAFTGTPFMFIGTKEMGCHLGRDISESKKRKEKPDVLNDNAGARKRRKRKSVQDCKKIGCPAILTVTRIAAFPQFKIVDNKDRTKRAASARLKQALQRDPVIWENVYIIKTPSPSAHMGHAVNGELIWSRKTFVRKECSDLLKHLTEKVHLVEEQRGLELIKKKLLDLMDDVQPMIPLEARIPLSDVCEGEKRLKGSSSKAKTVGGLNTNSVNCGSTEVHLQGKCQMESTNPA from the exons ATGCTTCGTTTTTTGATAATA GCTTTGCTAATCCAACATGCAGTGTGGCAACCGACGTCCAACACCCGTGTGTTCTGGGAGTGGAGCCGGGGAGAGGGCACCCCGACCATCGCCTTCACCGGCACCCCGTTCATGTTCATCGGGACGAAGGAGATGGGATGTCATCTGGGGAGAGACATCTCCGAGAGCAAGAAGCGGAAGGAGAAACCCGACGTGTTGAAC GATAACGCCGGTGCCAGGAAACGAAGAAAGCGTAAGAGTGTGCAAGATTGCAAAAAAATCGGCTGTCCTGCGATTCTGACCGTCACCAGAATCGCAGCTTTCCCCCAGTTCAAG ATTGTGGACAATAAGGACCGGACGAAGCGGGCGGCTTCAGCCCGGCTGAAACAGGCCCTGCAGAGAGACCCCGTGATCTGGGAGAACGTTTACATCATCAAGACTCCATCGCCAAGCGCCCACATGGGCCACGCCGTCAACGGGGAGCTCATCTGGTCCAGGAAGACGTTTGTGAGGAAGGAATGTTCTGATCTCCTGAAACACCTCACGGAGAAGGTGCATctggtggaggagcagagggggctgGAGCTCATCAAGAAGAAGCTGCTGGATCTCATGGACGACGTTCAGCCCATGATTCCACTCGAAGCTCGGATTCCTCTGAGTGACGTTTGTGAGGGAGAGAAACGACTCAAAGGCTCGTCCTCCAAAGCAAAGACTGTGGGCGGCCTGAACACGAACTCAGTCAACTGTGGAAGCACTGAGGTCCACCTGCAGGGTAAATGTCAAATGGAAAGCACCAATCCAGCCTGA
- the ccdc17 gene encoding coiled-coil domain-containing protein 17 isoform X2 has product MALLCADCSMVFSSGSLLQRHQAQLCVGKAAGDPIAARKEPETQAADRGIGAEPQRTTTPELIKKRNNNQGIVDAAPNPDRVEEEKIPRRQENHPLKTLSDEVPGGRAGQDTRLRLMEERTELHKIRLAQIHDHNQQLQRQREELFQQMGALSGQTTVSHLENLLVQQKDKEDRSEEMLRQLTRRLDTLQVESIATNQPGPDGNRALSLNFDLLRSSTDGPLSSQIREMQAAYVQSGGLDPGLLAQMMDLQREAQWLEQAPLEAEAEAKGRRKKVRPYRRGPNRELLALEAENRRLEHEILQIQAARPYGDQGSSSLSLVEAELQQDQLYCMVDIKAEMEALRREIRERRRGVARTCRQAPPPPPPPSQRPPPPVHPAQQAPNPLVRWTRSGVEGCDSAPGDVPGTDRRDPRVELAIFYDMVVGIDARLSMLRLVSSLYLGEQQVGLPAPLPCVLCQPGVEMPFSQQLPPGGYAPLLVKQPLPRKVHLSFSSMDCTLNVNTFRIRDVLFLCIILPEVTFFFFFLLLVELK; this is encoded by the exons ATGGCCCTTCTCTGTGCGGACTGTAGCATGGTGTTCAGCTCTGGGAGCCTGCTGCAGAGACATCAGGCCCAGCTCTGTGTGGGGAAGGCTGCGGGAGACCCCATAGCAGCACGCAAGGAGCCTGAAACTCAGGCCGCAGACCGTGGAATAGGTGCTGAGCCTCAGAGAACAACGACCCCAGAGCTCATCAAG AAGAGAAACAATAACCAGGGAATCGTTGATGCCGCACCCAATCCCGACCGAGTAGAAGAAGAGAAAATACCTAGAAGACAAGAGAACCATCCCCTGAAAACCCTTTCAGACGAG GTTCCAGGAGGTCGAGCCGGTCAGGACACCAGACTCAGGTTaatggaggagaggacagagctGCATAAGATCCGGCTGGCCCAGATACACGATCACAACCAGCAGCTGCAGCGCCAGAGAGAAG AGCTCTTCCAACAGATGGGTGCCCTTTCAGGGCAGACCACTGTCAGTCACCTGGAGAATCTGCTGGTTCAGCAAAAGGACAAAGAAGACAGGAGCGAAGAAATGCTCAGACAACTGACCCGTCGCCTCGACACACTACA GGTTGAATCGATAGCCACCAACCAGCCTGGTCCCGATGGAAATAGGGCCCTTTCCCTTAACTTTGACCTGTTAAGATCTTCTACAGACGGACCTCTTTCTTCCCAGATAAG GGAGATGCAGGCGGCCTATGTGCAGTCTGGGGGGTTGGACCCGGGCCTTCTGGCCCAGATGATGGACCTCCAGCGAGAGGCCCAGTGGTTGGAGCAGGCTCCCCTAGAGGCCGAGGCCGAGGccaaggggaggaggaaga AGGTCAGGCCCTATCGCCGGGGTCCGAACCGGGAGCTGCTGGCCCTGGAGGCCGAGAACCGGAGGCTGGAGCACGAGATCCTTCAGATCCAAGCAGCCCGGCCCTATGGAGACCAAG gctcctcctctctctctctggtggaggCGGAGCTTCAGCAGGACCAGCTCTACTGCATGGTGGACATCAAGGCAGAGATGGAGGCTCTTCGCCGGGAGATCAGAGAGAGGCGCAGGGGCGTGGCCAGGACGTGCAGACaggcccctccaccccccccaccaccatcacagcgCCCACCTCCCCCGGTTCACCCCGCCCAGCAGGCACCAAACCCCCTG GTGAGGTGGACGCGCTCCGGAGTGGAAGGATGTGACTCCGCCCCCGGGGACGTTCCGGGGACGGACCGCCGTGACCCGCG GGTGGAGTTAGCCATTTTCTACGACATGGTGGTTGGTATTGATGCGAGGCTGAGCATGCTTCGCCTGGTGTCGTCTCTCTACCTGGGGGAGCAGCAGGTGGGGCTGCCGGCCCCCCTGCCCTGCGTCCTGTGTCAACCGGGGGTAGAAATGCCCTTTTCCCAACAACTGCCCCCAGGAGGCTACGCCCCCCTGCTGGTCAAACAGCCGTTACCCAGGAAAGTACACTTGTCATTTAGTTCCATGGACTGTACTTTAAATGTTAATACTTTTCGTATTAGAGATGTTCTATTTTTGTGCATTATTTTACCTGaagtaacttttttttttttttttttactcctggttgaattaaaataa
- the ccdc17 gene encoding coiled-coil domain-containing protein 17 isoform X1: protein MALLCADCSMVFSSGSLLQRHQAQLCVGKAAGDPIAARKEPETQAADRGIGAEPQRTTTPELIKMRSQKSCQQKRNNNQGIVDAAPNPDRVEEEKIPRRQENHPLKTLSDEVPGGRAGQDTRLRLMEERTELHKIRLAQIHDHNQQLQRQREELFQQMGALSGQTTVSHLENLLVQQKDKEDRSEEMLRQLTRRLDTLQVESIATNQPGPDGNRALSLNFDLLRSSTDGPLSSQIREMQAAYVQSGGLDPGLLAQMMDLQREAQWLEQAPLEAEAEAKGRRKKVRPYRRGPNRELLALEAENRRLEHEILQIQAARPYGDQGSSSLSLVEAELQQDQLYCMVDIKAEMEALRREIRERRRGVARTCRQAPPPPPPPSQRPPPPVHPAQQAPNPLVRWTRSGVEGCDSAPGDVPGTDRRDPRVELAIFYDMVVGIDARLSMLRLVSSLYLGEQQVGLPAPLPCVLCQPGVEMPFSQQLPPGGYAPLLVKQPLPRKVHLSFSSMDCTLNVNTFRIRDVLFLCIILPEVTFFFFFLLLVELK, encoded by the exons ATGGCCCTTCTCTGTGCGGACTGTAGCATGGTGTTCAGCTCTGGGAGCCTGCTGCAGAGACATCAGGCCCAGCTCTGTGTGGGGAAGGCTGCGGGAGACCCCATAGCAGCACGCAAGGAGCCTGAAACTCAGGCCGCAGACCGTGGAATAGGTGCTGAGCCTCAGAGAACAACGACCCCAGAGCTCATCAAG ATGAGAAGTCAAAAATCTTGCCAGCAGAAGAGAAACAATAACCAGGGAATCGTTGATGCCGCACCCAATCCCGACCGAGTAGAAGAAGAGAAAATACCTAGAAGACAAGAGAACCATCCCCTGAAAACCCTTTCAGACGAG GTTCCAGGAGGTCGAGCCGGTCAGGACACCAGACTCAGGTTaatggaggagaggacagagctGCATAAGATCCGGCTGGCCCAGATACACGATCACAACCAGCAGCTGCAGCGCCAGAGAGAAG AGCTCTTCCAACAGATGGGTGCCCTTTCAGGGCAGACCACTGTCAGTCACCTGGAGAATCTGCTGGTTCAGCAAAAGGACAAAGAAGACAGGAGCGAAGAAATGCTCAGACAACTGACCCGTCGCCTCGACACACTACA GGTTGAATCGATAGCCACCAACCAGCCTGGTCCCGATGGAAATAGGGCCCTTTCCCTTAACTTTGACCTGTTAAGATCTTCTACAGACGGACCTCTTTCTTCCCAGATAAG GGAGATGCAGGCGGCCTATGTGCAGTCTGGGGGGTTGGACCCGGGCCTTCTGGCCCAGATGATGGACCTCCAGCGAGAGGCCCAGTGGTTGGAGCAGGCTCCCCTAGAGGCCGAGGCCGAGGccaaggggaggaggaaga AGGTCAGGCCCTATCGCCGGGGTCCGAACCGGGAGCTGCTGGCCCTGGAGGCCGAGAACCGGAGGCTGGAGCACGAGATCCTTCAGATCCAAGCAGCCCGGCCCTATGGAGACCAAG gctcctcctctctctctctggtggaggCGGAGCTTCAGCAGGACCAGCTCTACTGCATGGTGGACATCAAGGCAGAGATGGAGGCTCTTCGCCGGGAGATCAGAGAGAGGCGCAGGGGCGTGGCCAGGACGTGCAGACaggcccctccaccccccccaccaccatcacagcgCCCACCTCCCCCGGTTCACCCCGCCCAGCAGGCACCAAACCCCCTG GTGAGGTGGACGCGCTCCGGAGTGGAAGGATGTGACTCCGCCCCCGGGGACGTTCCGGGGACGGACCGCCGTGACCCGCG GGTGGAGTTAGCCATTTTCTACGACATGGTGGTTGGTATTGATGCGAGGCTGAGCATGCTTCGCCTGGTGTCGTCTCTCTACCTGGGGGAGCAGCAGGTGGGGCTGCCGGCCCCCCTGCCCTGCGTCCTGTGTCAACCGGGGGTAGAAATGCCCTTTTCCCAACAACTGCCCCCAGGAGGCTACGCCCCCCTGCTGGTCAAACAGCCGTTACCCAGGAAAGTACACTTGTCATTTAGTTCCATGGACTGTACTTTAAATGTTAATACTTTTCGTATTAGAGATGTTCTATTTTTGTGCATTATTTTACCTGaagtaacttttttttttttttttttactcctggttgaattaaaataa